The following DNA comes from Candidatus Eisenbacteria bacterium.
GGAAGCGGTCGAAATCGAACGACGGGCGGGCCGCGCGAGGGTCGGAGACGCGCGGCTTCCCGGGCGGATTCGGGAGCGACGCGGGGTCGTGACGCGTGGCCGGCACCAGCCCGAAGTCGGCGAAGAGGTTCTCTGGCGGCGGGCGGTGCGAGCCGGGATCCAGCACGCCGCCGTTGCTGCCGTCGAACTCGCCGCGCTTCACCGGTGCGCACCCCGCGCGCGCTCCACCGAGCCCACGCGCCAGCGCGAGCCGTCGAAGTGCATGCCGAAGCGGAAGGTGTCGGAACCGAGCCGGCTGGCCAGGAACACCGAGTCGGACTCCGTGTGGCCGGCCTGCAGCCGCCAGGACCCCTCGGGCAGCACCGCGTCGAGGCGCTGCGCCTCGGCGGCGTCCATCACGGCGGCGTCCCACGCGAAGCGGGACGCCTCGTCGCGTCCGCGCGGCAGCGATTCCAGGAACCCGGCCAGCGCCGCGTAGGGCGAGTCCTCCGGCTGCTCGGTCACGAACGTGAGGCTCCCCGCCCCCAGGCGCCAGATGCGGCTCACGTAACGCCGCGGGCACGCGGCGCACTCTTCAAACGGACCGTGGCCCACCGGGCGGCGGATCACCAGCAGCGGCGCGGCGCCCGGCTGTTCCACGAATCCGGGGTCCAGCCCGGCCGTCACCTCCCCGGTGATGGCGGCCGCGCCGGCCAGCGAGTCCGCGGGTGGCAGCGAGTCCCACGACGCCCATCCCCCCCTGCCCTGCAGGTCCAGGCCGTCGAATGCGAAGCGCGGCCCCTCGGCGGTGGAGATCACGCCGGCCGCGGCGGCGTGCAACCCGTCGTGGGTGAACCATGCGGCGGACGCGACGCGCGTGGGGTTGCTGATCTGCAGCGACACCCAGCCGATGCGCCCGCCCAGCCGGTAGAAGAGGTAAGGCGCGCGGTAGCGCACCGCCGCCCGCGGACGGAAGGTGACCAGCACGGCCCGGGCGTCGCCCGGCGCCCGGGCCAGCTCCGCGGGGACACCCATCGAGTCCAGCAGCTTGCGCAGCACCGGCAGGCCCGGCATGGAGTCCGCGGACGGCGGCGCCATGGAGGACAGCGCGCGCGCCCAGAGGTCGAAGCCGCGGCGCATCGAGGCGGGATCGGCGCCGGGATCCACGCCCAGCAGCGAATCGCCGCTGTCCAGCCAGGTTCCCGCGGAGTCCGGCGCGGGTGGCGGCGGAAGCTGGGCCGCGGTCTGCGGCCCGCGCGGGCCGCGACGCAGGCAGCCCGCGCGCTCGGCCACCGCCAGCAAGCCGCCCACGCCGAAGATCATCACCACCAGCAGCACGCCGACGGCGATGCGCAGGCTGGGCGGGCCGGGCAGGCGGGAGGGGCCATTCCCGGGGGCGTTTCCGGGGACGTCCGGGGACCCAGGGGAGCCCGGCGCGCTCATGGACCGGTCTTCCCGGGCTTGCGCTCAGCCTCGCCTGCCGGGCCCGAGCGCTTCTTCGATGGTGGCGTGTGCCGCCTCTCCGGAGCGGGCGGGGTGGAAGTGTCCACTTCGTAGCCGAAGTACGCCCAGCGCCGGTCGCGCTGGCCGCCGAAGACGCGCAGCCGGCCCACCGCGGGATGCGAGACGGTCATGGTGTCGAAGCGCGCGCCGAAAGACTCGAGCCTCCAACCCGAGGAGGCCTTGTCCCAGGGCAGGGCCGCGATGCTGTCCAGGGCGGCCGCGCTGCGCGCGTAGGGCAGCGCCCATTCCTTGTGCCCGCGCGCCAGCGCTTCCATCACCCAGGACGAGGGGCCAAAGGAGGACGGGTCCAGGCCGCGGGACCTGGTGTGCAGGGAATCGGCGTGCACTTCGTAGCGGCTCCGGAGCAGCACGTTGGTCTGCGTGGGCGGGTTGCTGAAGAGGTTCGATACCTGGATCTGGATCACGTCCAGACGCGGGAACTCGGAGGTGGGTGAATCCAGTCCGACGGTGGCGTTGCGGCCGAACCTGGATTCGTCGTACGTCGCGACGGGCTTCCAGCCTTCCGGATCGCGCCGCAGCACCTGCAGGCTGTAGCGGGAAACTGCCGAGCCCACGCCCTGGAGGCTCATGATGGCATAGTCCCGGCCGCCTTCCGTCCAGGCGCGGACGGCCTGCCCGGAGAAGCAGCACGGGTCCGGGGACGGCAGGCGCACCGAGCCGACGCCCGTCGGAGTCCTGTCCATGAGGTACAGGGCGGTCTCATCGGGACGCATGCCGTTGTAGAAGGTGACGAGGATCGGGAAGCCGCGCTGCTTCGAGCGCTGGACGTTGGCGCGCAGGCCGTGGTCGGTGAGGTACTGCGGGCCGCGGGAGTCTTCGAGGACGCGGTCTCCCAGGGCCACCACGAGCACGTGCAGCGCTTCGATGAAGCACTGCCAGGCCTTCGGGTGGTCCAGCGCGGGGCCGGTGTACTTCGGATCCGTCTCGCGAATCAGGAGCGTCTGGCCCTGCGAGACCAGCTGCAGCACGCTGTCCTCCACGGCGCGGGGCAGGACCAGCGGGCCCGTCTCCTGCGGGGCGTTCTCCTCGGCGGCGGTGGCGGCACCGGCGGGAGCGGCACCGGCGGGAGCGGCACTGGCGGGAGCGGCGCTGGCGGGAGCGGCACCGGCAGGAGCGGCGGGGGCCACGCCCGGACCGGTGATGAGTCCGAGTGCCAGGGCGAGGCCGGCGAGCCACACCACCCAGGAGCGGCCCGAGTACCACCGCACCGGGGCGCAACCGACGGGCCACCGCGCCGGGGCGGAACCGGTGAGGCACTGCGCCATGGCGGGGCGGCATGCCACCGAAGGGGACGGTCGCGCGTCACGGATCATCGGGTTCCTCCCCTGCGCCCGGGCGGACCGCCCGTCACAGGGCCAGTCCGTCCCGCCGGAGCATCTCCTGCATCAGCATCGCGTTTGCGGCCGCGTGCCCGGCGTGGCAGTTGTTGAAGAAGACGTAGGTGCGGGCCGCCTGCGAAGCCAGCTCGCGGATTCTATGGAGCCACTCGCGCAGCTCCGCCTCGTTGTAGTCGTAGTCGTAGCGGTCCCCCCCGCCCCGGCCCCACCAGTTGGCGGCGTTGCGGCCGTGGAGGCGGACGTAGCCCGTCCCGGTGGTGGCGACCGCACGCGGCGGCACCAGCCCCGGCAGGGCGGGCTCATCCACACAACAATAGCCGATTCCGCGCTCTCTCAAGAGGCCGAACACGTCGGGCCGGTCCCACTCGTCGCGGCGGAACTCCACGTGGAGCGGATCGTCCGGGAAGGCGTTTCGCAGGAAGTCCAGGTGCCGCAGACTCTCCGGGGCATATCGGAACGCCCAAGGGAACTGGGCCAGCAGAC
Coding sequences within:
- a CDS encoding DUF72 domain-containing protein; translated protein: MPQSESSRQPAPGDGPAASSEGSDAAPAPPVVHPSATSPVVVGTSGYSFADWLGPFYPSGTPKSAMLPHYARQFPVVEVNATYYRIPPPRTMEQMERKTPPGFEFMVKLHQDMTHRGSTDPSLYREFLAALEPLRESGKLKGLLAQFPWAFRYAPESLRHLDFLRNAFPDDPLHVEFRRDEWDRPDVFGLLRERGIGYCCVDEPALPGLVPPRAVATTGTGYVRLHGRNAANWWGRGGGDRYDYDYNEAELREWLHRIRELASQAARTYVFFNNCHAGHAAANAMLMQEMLRRDGLAL